The genomic window ATGGGAAATCAAACCGATGTTAGATGACTTTCCGGCTATATGGAGGCAGTTGAACAACCTTGAGCGTCGTCGGCTGCTGGATATTATCTTCAACGGATTGTATTTTGACCGTGAAGGCCAACTGCGTCAGGTGTCCGTCCAAAGCCCCTTTGATACTCTGATGGGACTACCCAAAGGCGGAATGGAAATAAAGTAATGTTTCCTACAAAGACCCCTCCGCATGTGCGAAGGGGTCTTTGTTCGTAATTACCAGAAAGGGCAAGAACCTGTTCATCGCAAGATAAAGCCAACCTGGCAAGCCGCATTGTCAGGTGCCAACAGGAACGAGAACACGAGACAGCCTTCCCCCTTTACCCAAAATATTTTTTCAGTAGTGTCATCACTGCGTCAGCGATCTGTTTTCGCTCGCCGGGGTTCGGGATGCGCGCGATAGCCAGTGCAACGTCCACTGCCTCAGGTGGCAGATTTTCCGTACTCGCTGTGCGAATATCGAAAACCTTTAGGGGAGGATATCCCGCTAATGTAAGCAATGCGTTAGGGTTGATTTCAAAATGGTCGGCCAATAGAATTACTGCTTCCATAGCCGGACGGTGTCCCTGGATGATGCGCTGAATGTACCCGTAATCCAATCCACTGGCCAGAGATGCACCTCGCATACTTTCTTTCCGCTCTGTTAACAATTCTTTCAAGCGTTCTATAAGTGGTTCAGGATTATAGTTTTTGCGTACTCGTCTCTTTGCCTGTGCGATGGGTTCCATGCCTTGCCTCCGTCCATGAATTACAGTATGCTCAGATATGCACACCCGATTATACCGAAAGGAGAACAATTATGTCTGGTGCAGT from Gammaproteobacteria bacterium includes these protein-coding regions:
- a CDS encoding XRE family transcriptional regulator — encoded protein: MEPIAQAKRRVRKNYNPEPLIERLKELLTERKESMRGASLASGLDYGYIQRIIQGHRPAMEAVILLADHFEINPNALLTLAGYPPLKVFDIRTASTENLPPEAVDVALAIARIPNPGERKQIADAVMTLLKKYFG